One genomic region from Anopheles bellator chromosome 2, idAnoBellAS_SP24_06.2, whole genome shotgun sequence encodes:
- the LOC131207430 gene encoding uncharacterized protein LOC131207430 has product MATVRCNTPSFLIYEQLVTGYLKGHQLITTIIGSEMTDNVLMEAMQCEYNRLVLSSYKLYTVDTYLKLVESDRADRTYGLNNNPYSFWEAFHCEANLSATVDHLLPAIAFRNPMTKVILLIRKIAKYDMLQIFHVAWFKYRLLNVLILSRVDPDTLMVCLFNPYLTEPSVLDDRNMFCHRLSTIDEVAAFNRDVDQFTRERIRNLHLYPLRIAITDVDLMSKAVRYGNGTIRRYEYLDGEMVEIMRERLNFSVQFVELSYQESVGFVTSNGSLGGTLQMLEQNSIDLAANSRSTIEYPMRNLHYVHFLCPLRLVFVVPNNYYANRFKVVFFHTFSIQMFIFDFGISLALPFLLLVVMRSRLSVAAYAEEVFRTLAIALATTVSMPRGLRPRLVLMGLMFYSIVAYSAWQGVTIIRLNMDDEKLHNINTLKELLESDLELQAILSFGNAIWSKNWSTKDVRGKLAARLNVQANPSSQSLLPLVADNRTSASLIIEYFTDVVKSRYFNTERKQSKVHIVPQYFIEYMTAMAIPKNSPLLPSVTGLTMGCLENGIVNHQLALIRIKGMLLHIARNRNKTLSFEAETRKVTLNNMRIVFSAYVAMNGVAILVFIYEICKYRYVRQKWRRARQRVRQRTVMWPYVR; this is encoded by the exons ATGGCGACGGTGCGCTGCAACACGCCTTCGTTTCTGATCTACGAGCAGCTGGTCACCGGCTACCTGAAAGGCCACCAGCTAAttaccaccatcatcggcagcgaGATGACGGACAATGTCCTGATGGAGGCGATGCAATGCGAGTACAACAGGCTGGTGCTGTCTTCGTACAAGCTCTACACGGTCGATAC TTACCTCAAACTGGTGGAAAGTGATCGTGCCGATCGTACGTACGGGTTGAACAACAATCCGTACTCGTTCTGGGAAGCGTTCCACTGTGAGGCCAACCTGTCCGCCACGGTGGACCATCTGCTGCCGGCCATCGCTTTCCGGAATCCGATGACCAAAGTGATCCTGCTGATACGGAAAATCGCAAAGTACGACATGCTGCAGATATTTCACGTCGCCTGGTTCAAGTACCGGTTGCTGAACGTACTCATCCTGAGCCGTGTAGACCCGGACACGCTCATGGTGTGCCTGTTCAATCCGTACCTCACCGAACCGTCGGTGCTGGATGATCGCAACATGTTCTGCCACCGGTTGAGCACCATTGACGAGGTGGCTGCGTTCAATCGTGATGTCGACCAGTTTACTCGGGAACGCATCCGCAATCTTCATTTGTACCCGTTGCGGATCGCCATCACCGATGTCGACCTAATGTCGAAAGCGGTCCGATATGGCAACGGAACCATCCGACG CTACGAGTACCTCGATGGCGAGATGGTTGAAATAATGCGAGAACGGTTGAACTTTTCCGTTCAGTTCGTTGAGCTGAGCTACCAGGAGTCGGTTGGGTTCGTCACATCGAACGGCAGTCTCGGCGGCACCCTGCAAATGCTCGAGCAAAACTCCATCGATCTGGCGGCCAACTCCCGGTCGACCATCGAGTACCCGATGCGGAACCTGCATTACGTGCATTTCCTCTGTCCTCTGCGGCTGGTGTTCGTGGTGCCGAACAACTACTACGCCAACCGGTTCAAAGTGGTCTTTTTCCACACGTTCTCGATCCAAATGTTCATATTCGACTTTGGGATATCGCTGGCGCTGccgttcctgctgctggtggtaatGCGCAGCCggctgtcggtggcggcgtacGCGGAGGAAGTGTTTCGCACGCTGGCCATTGCGCTGGCGACGACCGTGAGCATGCCGCGCGGtctccggccccggctggtGCTGATGGGACTGATGTTCTACAGCATCGTGGCCTATTCGGCCTGGCAGGGTGTGACGATCATTCGCCTGAACATGGACGACGAGAAGCTGCACAATATTAACACGCTGAAGGAGCTGCTCGAATCGGACCTGGAGCTGCAAGCGATCCTGTCTTTCGGCAACGCGATCTGGAGCAAGAACTGGAGCACGAAGGATGTGCGGGGAAAGTTGGCGGCCCGGCTGAACGTGCAGGCCAACCCGTCGTCGCAAAGCCTCCTGCCGCTGGTGGCGGACAACCGGACCTCGGCGTCGTTGATCATCGAGTACTTCACGGACGTCGTCAAGTCGCGGTACTTCAACACGGAGCGCAAACAGAGCAAGGTGCACATCGTGCCGCAGTACTTTATCGAGTATATGACCGCGATGGCCATACCGAAAAACTCTCCCCTCCTGCCGTCCGTCACGGGCTTGACGATGGGCTGCCTGGAGAATGGGATCGTCAACCATCAGCTGGCGCTCATCCGGATCAAAGGGATGCTGCTGCACATTGcccgcaaccgcaacaaaaCTCTCAGTTTCGAGGCAGAGACCAGGAAGGTGACCCTTAACAATATGCGAATTGTTTTCTCCGCGTATGTGGCTATGAATGGCGTGGCAATTTTGGTATTTATCTACGAGATCTGTAAATACCGGTATGTACGCCAGAAATGGCGCAGGGCCAGGCAACGGGTGCGGCAACGAACCGTCATGTGGCCGTATGTTAGGTAG